A window of Roseburia hominis A2-183 genomic DNA:
GCAAGCTTTTCCTCTGCCCGCCCGAGCAGGAGTACACGCAGTTCATCGATCACGGTTCCCATGGCAAGCAGCAGGAAGCATACCCCAAAGAGGATCAGCTCATGCCAGTTGCTCTCCCTCCACGCCAGATAGTCGAACATGTACGCCGTGACCACTCCGCGGAGCGTCCACTCCATCGTAAAGACCGCCGGAACATGCGTTGCCAGACGGTTGACCACCTTACTGCGAAAATGCAGATCCTTAAAAAGCAGGAACAGGCACACCGAAGCTGCGATCGTAAAGAGCGTATTGTCACGCGAAAACCGATTCTGCACCGTACCACTCACCACATACAGTGCCCCGTTTAATGCAATACAGACTGCCATGATGGCAACATACGCCGTGATGAGTTTTTTCCGGCTGTACACCTTTTTATCCTGATACAGGCGGATATACCGCCCGATCAGGTACAACAGGGTCATATTGACGATTCCCTTTCCGCCATCCTGTGTGATATCGAAAAAGAGAAATGTCGTGATACCCGAAAAGATCACTAACATCAGCACAAGCATCCTGCGGAAGGTCTCCTTCTCCAGCTTTTCCACAAATTCGTTTAAGAACGGACTTAAAATCGCCAGTGCAAAGTAGCAGGTAAAATACCAGGAATTGCGGCCAATGACCGGAAGTACATAGGAGAGAATCTGTTCCATTCCATACTCTGCGGCATCTCCCCACGCAAAGCGCAGCGCAAGACCGGTCCAGCAGTAAAAGATCAGCATCAGATCCAGCTGCAGGAGTTTTTTAGGTTTGAACCGGATCCCGAAATATCCTGAAATCAGGATAAAGACCGGAACCCCGACATTTCCGATTGTCTCAATCACAATACACAGCCAGGCACTCAGCGAATTATTTACATAACTGCTCGCCCCATGCATCCAGAAGATCAGGAACAATCCGATGATGCGCAAAAGCTCCAGACCTGAATCTCTTTCCTTTTTCTCCATGCTACCTTCCTCTCTTCTTTTTGACCCACGACACACCCACACCAAACAGCAGGGAGCCGCAGACCGCTGCGCCAACGCGCACTGCTACATAAATCCACTCCGCCACTCCTGTCAGTTCCTG
This region includes:
- a CDS encoding acyltransferase codes for the protein MEKKERDSGLELLRIIGLFLIFWMHGASSYVNNSLSAWLCIVIETIGNVGVPVFILISGYFGIRFKPKKLLQLDLMLIFYCWTGLALRFAWGDAAEYGMEQILSYVLPVIGRNSWYFTCYFALAILSPFLNEFVEKLEKETFRRMLVLMLVIFSGITTFLFFDITQDGGKGIVNMTLLYLIGRYIRLYQDKKVYSRKKLITAYVAIMAVCIALNGALYVVSGTVQNRFSRDNTLFTIAASVCLFLLFKDLHFRSKVVNRLATHVPAVFTMEWTLRGVVTAYMFDYLAWRESNWHELILFGVCFLLLAMGTVIDELRVLLLGRAEEKLADLEYRGLTTVCGTLKRCILRFF